From Streptomyces sp. SAI-135:
CGACGGCAGGAAGGACACCGCGACCAAGGCGTCACCGGGCACGAGTGCGGGTGCGAGTGCGTCACAAAAGTCGTCGCCGACCGGGCCCGTGCCGCCGTACGGCGAGGTGGTCGGGCTCGACGCGCCCCTGGAGACCGGGGACTGCGTGCAGGCGGTGTGGTCGGGGACGCCGTTCAGGTCGGCGCCGAACCTCGGGGTCGTGGACTGCGCGGACGACTGGCCGGACGGCCAGGTCGTGGCGGTCGACAAGGCCACCGACTTCGCCGACGCCAGGGCCCGCGGGGCGAAGCGCTGCGCGAGCCTGAGCCGGACCGTCGTGGCGGCGCTGCCGGACGCGGCCGGATACGCCGTCGTGCCCACCGAGCAGGGCTTCCGCGCGGCCGGCGGCGGTACGGCCTGTCTCGTGCTCGGCCGCCACGCCGCGATAGGCGGTGAGGTGGGCCGCTTCCGGGACCTGGGCACGGACCTGTGGGTCGGTCAGATGAGCGTCGGCGACTGCTGGGTCTACCAGCAGCTCGACGACGGCTACAAGGCTCCGCTCACGGACTGTTCGAAACCGCACACCGACCAGGTGATCGGCACCGTCGCGGCCCCGGCCGGAATGAGCCACAAGAAGGGCACCGACAACGCGACCAAGTTGTGCGGCAACGAATTCGAGTCGGCCTGGGCGCCCGACCGGGAGCGTCTTGTGTACGGCTGGGTGGCGGACGAGGACGACTGGAAGAAGGGATTCACCAAGATCGTGTGCACGGTCAGTCTGACCGACAACAAGAAGTCGAGCGGGAAGATACCCCCGCCCGGAGCGGTCTGAATCCGGTCGGTTTCCGCGCCGAATCCGCTGTGGCCCCGGTCGCAGTCATACGGGATCCCGGTGGGAAGCGGGCGAGAACCGGACGCGATCCGGACGGCATCCGGGGGGCGTCCGGGCCGGGCGGGGCGACGACCCGTACTCGCGCAGGGCCGGGCGGGGTCGTGTCGGCGCGGCGTTCACCCGGGGTTCGTCTGTCCGCCGCCCGCGCGTGCCAGTCTCCATCGCAAGCGCACGCGCGGCCGGGAGAAAAGGGGCACGGGAGACCATGGAGAGCGGACCGGCGATCTTCGCGGGAATGGTGTTCGCCCTGTTCGGCGGGGGGCTGCTGATGTGGACCGCGGCCCGGGTCCGGCATCGCGAGCCCGTCGCCCATGGTGTGAGTCCCGTCGCATCCGCGACCCTCGCGACGCTCGCCGGGCTCATTGCACTGGCCCTCGGCGCATGGTGCTTCACCGGCCTCTAGGACGGCACATGAGAGGTCGTCGCGAGCGGGACGACCAGTAAATAGGAGATCGCCCTCCGGATGAGCCCGAAAAGGCCGGTGGGTACTCCGGGCGGCAGGAATGGCGGTAGTCGGGTTACCGTTCGAGTGGCCGTTGCGGGCTTTTCCCGTTTGACACGGGGGCGGGATGTACCGTCACACTCCGCAAGCGTCCGTATGACCCGACCCCGGGAACCAAGGCCTGGGGATACCCCAGCGTCGACCGGAGAGAAGAGCGAAGTTGTCCCCGACCAGCGAGACCGCACAGGGCGGCCGCCGACTCGTCATCGTCGAGTCGCCTGCCAAGGCGAAGACGATCAAGGGCTATCTCGGCCCCGGATACGTCGTCGAGGCGAGCGTCGGGCACATCCGCGACCTCCCCAACGGCGCCGCGGAGGTGCCCGAGAAGTACACCGGCGAGGTGCGCCGCCTCGGCGTGGACGTCGAGCACGACTTCGAGCCGATCTATGTCGTCAACGCCGACAAGCGGGCCCAGGTCAAGAAGCTCAAGGACCTGCTGAAGGACTCCGACGAGCTCTTCCTCGCCACCGATGAGGACCGCGAGGGCGAGGCCATCGCCTGGCACCTCCAGGAGGTCCTCAAGCCCAAGGTCCCGGTCAAGCGGATGGTCTTCCACGAGATCACCAAGGCCGCGATCCAGGCCGCCGTCGCCAACCCGCGCGAGCTGAACCAGAAGCTGGTCGACGCCCAGGAGACCCGCCGCATCCTCGACCGCCTCTACGGCTACGAGGTCTCGCCGGTCCTGTGGAAGAAGGTCATGCCGCGCCTGTCGGCCGGCCGTGTCCAGTCGGTCGCCACCCGGCTCGTCGTCGAGCGGGAGCGCGAGCGCATCGCGTTCCGTTCCGCCGAGTACTGGGACCTGACGGGCACCTTCTCGACCGGCCGCGCGGGAGATCCCTCGGACCCGTCGTCGCTGGTCGCCCGACTTCAGACCGTCGACGGCAGGCGGGTCGCGCAGGGCCGCGACTTCGACTCCCTGGGGCAGCTCAAGAGCGCGAACACCCTGCACCTGGACGAGGCCAACGCCCGTGCGCTGGCCGCGGCCCTGGAGCAGACGCGGTTCGCGGTCCGCTCGGTCGAGTCCAAGCCGTACCGCCGCTCGCCGTACGCCCCGTTCCGTACGACGACCCTCCAGCAGGAGGCCTCGCGCAAGCTCGGCTTCGGCGCGAAGGCGACCATGCAGGTGGCCCAGAAGCTGTACGAGAACGGCTTCATCACCTACATGCGTACGGACTCCACGACCCTCAGCGACACCGCCGTCGCCGCGGCCCGCGCCCAGGTCACCCAGCTCTACGGCGCCGACTACCTGCCGTCGAGCCCGCGGACGTACGCCGGGAAGGTCAAGAACGCCCAGGAGGCGCACGAGGCGATCCGTCCCTCGGGTGATCGTTTCCGCACGCCCGCCGAGACCGGCCTGACCGGTGACCAGTTCAAGCTCTACGAGCTGATCTGGAAGCGCACCGTCGCCTCGCAGATGAAGGACGCGACCGGCAACAGCGTCACCGTGAAGATCGGCGGCACCGCCGCCGACGGCCGGGACGTCGAGTTCAGCGCCTCCGGCAAGACGATCACCTTCCACGGCTTCCTCAAGGCCTACGTCGAGGGCGCCGACGACCCGAACGCCGAGCTGGACGACCGCGAGCGCCGGCTGCCCCAGGTCAGTGAGGGCGCCCCGCTGTCCGCCGAGGAGATCACGGTCGACGGGCACGCCACCAAGCCCCCGGCCCGCTACACCGAGGCCAGCCTGGTCAAGGAGCTCGAGGAGCGCGAGATCGGCCGCCCGTCGACGTACGCGTCGATCATCGGCACGATCCTCGACCGCGGCTACGTCTTCAAGAAGGGCACGGCACTCGTGCCGTCCTTCCTGTCCTTCGCCGTGGTCAACCTCCT
This genomic window contains:
- the topA gene encoding type I DNA topoisomerase, yielding MSPTSETAQGGRRLVIVESPAKAKTIKGYLGPGYVVEASVGHIRDLPNGAAEVPEKYTGEVRRLGVDVEHDFEPIYVVNADKRAQVKKLKDLLKDSDELFLATDEDREGEAIAWHLQEVLKPKVPVKRMVFHEITKAAIQAAVANPRELNQKLVDAQETRRILDRLYGYEVSPVLWKKVMPRLSAGRVQSVATRLVVERERERIAFRSAEYWDLTGTFSTGRAGDPSDPSSLVARLQTVDGRRVAQGRDFDSLGQLKSANTLHLDEANARALAAALEQTRFAVRSVESKPYRRSPYAPFRTTTLQQEASRKLGFGAKATMQVAQKLYENGFITYMRTDSTTLSDTAVAAARAQVTQLYGADYLPSSPRTYAGKVKNAQEAHEAIRPSGDRFRTPAETGLTGDQFKLYELIWKRTVASQMKDATGNSVTVKIGGTAADGRDVEFSASGKTITFHGFLKAYVEGADDPNAELDDRERRLPQVSEGAPLSAEEITVDGHATKPPARYTEASLVKELEEREIGRPSTYASIIGTILDRGYVFKKGTALVPSFLSFAVVNLLEKHFGRLVDYDFTARMEDDLDRIARGEAQSVPWLKRFYFGEGTGIGGAAEAGNGDGDHLGGLKELVTDLGAIDAREVSSFPVGNGIVLRVGRYGPYIERGEKDSEGHQRADVPEDLAPDELSVELAEELLAKPSGDFELGADPATGHQIIARDGRYGPYVTEVLPEGTPKTGKNAVKPRTASLFKSMSLDTVTLADALKLMSLPRVVGVDAEGQEITAQNGRYGPYLKKGTDSRSLQTEEQLFTITLEEALQIYSQPKQRGRAAAKPPLKELGTDPVSEKPVVVKDGRFGPYVTDGETNATLRSGDSVEEITPERGFELLAEKRAKGPAKKTAKKAPAKKAPAKKATAAKKTAAKKTTTAAKKTTAKKTTATAKKAAASKAASED